CTATGAGGACAAGGCCAAAAGGTTCATCCAAGGAGTTCAATACAAGCAGGTCGGCTGCTCGCAGGAGTGCCGACGTATTGCGGATTTCACCAATGAGGTGCACCCGGTCCCTGAGTTCCGGTGTGGCTGCAACATGGCGAAGGGTCTCAAAGTACTCCTGCTCATGCTCGAAGACGACCTTTCCCGCGATGACGAGATGCATCGTCGGGGCCAGTTGATGTATTCCCTGGAAGGCTCGGACGAGCTCCACAAGCCCCTTGCGCGCGCAGATCTGTCCTACAGCGCAAACCAGAAATGCATTGTCTGGAACTCCGATCGTCGACCGGAAATCACGATCGCCGTAGGCCTTCAATGGAAACTGGGTCAGATCGGTTCCGTTATAGATGGTGTTCACCTTCCTGCCGAAGGGAAGCCGGCCGCGGAAAGCCTTGGCTACGGCATCGGAGACGGTGACGATCTGAGTGCGACGAGAAAGAAAGGCGAGGACACGGATTGCGCTGCTGAAAGGATGTCGCGGGAGCGTGTCATGCACGTGCCAGATTGCCGGACGCGACATACCTGCAGTCGCCAGGGAAACGACGATTCCCGCGCGCAATGTATTCGCATGAACAATGTCGGGTTTGAGATAGTCGACCGTCCGGCGAACGGCAACTACGGCTTGGCTCATTGTTCGGGCAGCTTGCCATAGCTGGCTTAGTCGCCATCCAAAGCGGGCTTGTACCTGCGGAATTTCGACGCATGGAACGTCTTCCGCCGTTACCGCTCTGGTAAGGCGACCATCTGCGGGGCATGCAACGAAGGGTTCGTAGTATCTGCGGTCGAGCCCTTTGATCATGTCCAGAAGGACTCTCTCCGCGCCGCTCACCTGGCCCGTATGGTTGATATAGAGGACTCGCATTCGGCCGGAGGAGTTCATGCCGCCCCCGTCTCACGCAGGACGACAGGCACAGTCCGGGCGAGGATCTTCATATCGAGTTCAAGTGACCAGTTGTCGATATATTGCAGGTCGAGCTCGATCCAGCGATCGAAGCTCACATTACTGCGTCCGCCAATCTGCCACAGGCATGTGAGTCCGGGTTTGACGCTGAAGCGGCGCATGAGCCACGCCTCAGAGAACAAGCCTACGTCGCGCAGGTTCAGAGGACGCGGGCCAACAAAGGACATCTCTCCCTTGAGGATGTTGATGAGTTGCGGTATCTCATCAATAGAGGTCCTGCGAAGGAAGGCTCCGATCTTCGTTACACGAGGATCTTTGAAGATCTTGAACACCGGCCCGCTATTCTCATTGAGATGTTCGAGCGATGCCTGGGCAGCTTCAGCATTGACGACCATCGTGCGGAACTTGTAGATCCGGAAGATGCGGCGCCCAAGGCCATAACGCTGCTGCAGAAAGAACACGGGACCGGGGCTGGTGCTCTTGATAAGAATGGCTACGACAAGAAACACTGGCGCGCAGAGAATCAGGCCAAAGAGTGCGCCCACAATGTCGATTCCTCTTTTAATGCGATGACGGTAGTCATCCTCAACCATCTTGAGAATGACTTTGCGGTCGTCGTAACGTTCCCGATAGCAGCGGCCTCGGCGGGAAGCATCGAAGAAGAGGTCATCGCGATACTGTACCTGGACACCCACTCGCTCGCAGACCGAGATCGTGTGTTCGATCGCGGCATAATCCGATTTCGCCGGCAGAGCGACGATGACCTCATCAACGACCTGCTTCAGCAGGATGTCCTCAAGATCTCCAATTTGTCCCAGACAGCCGGCCGGAGTTTTCGACTGAGATACGACGCTGTCTACGCGACCCAGGATCTTGTAGTCCCATTTCGGGTGTGCTTTGAGCTCCTCGGCGATGCGGCCAGCGCGCGCGCGTTTGCCAACGATCACGGCATATCTGCTTTTCCGGAAGTGGGGTTGCACATAACGGTGGAAGAGGCCGATTGCGATTCGCGACAACATGACGCCGCTACCGGAGATGACCCAGAAGAGCAGTGCTTCTCTCACAAAGTGGCCATGGTGCCAGATCGTGGAGATCGTCCTTCCTGCGATCAGTGAAGAAAGGAAGGTTGCCAGGGCGACCCTACCCGGAAGGCCCTTCATCGACTGCACATGCTGCCAGGTATAAAGTCCGCAGTAGGAGAAGATGGTATGCCATAGCATCAGACACACTGCCAGTACGGCAAAATGTCCGATAGAAATTCGCATGGATAGAAAATCAAGGACGTTGCTGGAGATCCCAGGTCGTCCACCTCCGGCCCACAGAGCCAGATAGATAAGAGCCGCACTCATGCATGTGAGATCGGCTATACGGCCCGCAGGTCCAGCTATGGCTCTCGCTAACGACGGTTGCAGGCGAAGTGCCGACTCTGTCGGCATAGACGCAACGAGCGGCGTGCTGAACGACTCAAAGCGGGTTGCCGAGCGATCGTCGAACTGCGAATTCTTCTGCTGCATCGCAAACCTCCATCGATGAAATGAAAAAGAGCATAGGATTCCTGTGGGCTGTGCGAGGCAGGGCGCAGCCAGCCGTTATCGTTCAG
This genomic window from Terriglobus albidus contains:
- a CDS encoding glycosyltransferase family 4 protein, producing the protein MNSSGRMRVLYINHTGQVSGAERVLLDMIKGLDRRYYEPFVACPADGRLTRAVTAEDVPCVEIPQVQARFGWRLSQLWQAARTMSQAVVAVRRTVDYLKPDIVHANTLRAGIVVSLATAGMSRPAIWHVHDTLPRHPFSSAIRVLAFLSRRTQIVTVSDAVAKAFRGRLPFGRKVNTIYNGTDLTQFPLKAYGDRDFRSTIGVPDNAFLVCAVGQICARKGLVELVRAFQGIHQLAPTMHLVIAGKVVFEHEQEYFETLRHVAATPELRDRVHLIGEIRNTSALLRAADLLVLNSLDEPFGLVLIEAMSSGTPVLTTRTGGIPEIVEDARSGWLVEPGDTAGLAGRLLQLSQNRPLLDAVAMTARLETCPRFSSERFREELKKLYERVVPTTTRRRHAPNPHELGPLVSCQMNAKSSTEHDFKTKFLD
- a CDS encoding sugar transferase, whose protein sequence is MQQKNSQFDDRSATRFESFSTPLVASMPTESALRLQPSLARAIAGPAGRIADLTCMSAALIYLALWAGGGRPGISSNVLDFLSMRISIGHFAVLAVCLMLWHTIFSYCGLYTWQHVQSMKGLPGRVALATFLSSLIAGRTISTIWHHGHFVREALLFWVISGSGVMLSRIAIGLFHRYVQPHFRKSRYAVIVGKRARAGRIAEELKAHPKWDYKILGRVDSVVSQSKTPAGCLGQIGDLEDILLKQVVDEVIVALPAKSDYAAIEHTISVCERVGVQVQYRDDLFFDASRRGRCYRERYDDRKVILKMVEDDYRHRIKRGIDIVGALFGLILCAPVFLVVAILIKSTSPGPVFFLQQRYGLGRRIFRIYKFRTMVVNAEAAQASLEHLNENSGPVFKIFKDPRVTKIGAFLRRTSIDEIPQLINILKGEMSFVGPRPLNLRDVGLFSEAWLMRRFSVKPGLTCLWQIGGRSNVSFDRWIELDLQYIDNWSLELDMKILARTVPVVLRETGAA